Proteins co-encoded in one Quercus robur chromosome 8, dhQueRobu3.1, whole genome shotgun sequence genomic window:
- the LOC126696386 gene encoding TMV resistance protein N-like — MALINDGSTFSLRTGKWVFEVFLNFRGEDTRHSFLRLLYEALVEKKISTFRDDKVLERGKPIPSELLKAIEESRFSVVIFSKNYATSSWCLDELAKIVECRQKMKGHTIFPVFYDVEPTEVRKQKGSFGEAFAKHEEVLKENLEKVKRWRDALTEVANISGWVIPKG, encoded by the coding sequence ATGGCTCTTATAAACGACGGAAGCACCTTTTCGTTGCGTACCGGTAAATGGGTTTTCGAGGTCTTCCTTAATTTCAGAGGCGAGGACACCCGCCACAGTTTTTTGCGTCTTCTATATGAGGCtttggttgagaaaaaaatCTCCACGTTCAGAGATGATAAAGTACTTGAGAGAGGAAAACCCATTCCATCAGAACTCTTGAAAGCAATTGAAGAGTCAAGGTTTTCAGTcgtcattttttcaaaaaactatgcAACCTCCAGTTGGTGCTTGGATGAACTTGCAAAGATTGTCGAATGCCGCCAGAAAATGAAGGGGCATACAATATTTCCAGTTTTCTATGATGTTGAACCAACTGAGGTACGGAAGCAGAAAGGGAGTTTTGGTGAAGCATTCGCAAAGCATGAAGAAGTCCTTAAGGAGAATTTGGAGAAGGTGAAAAGATGGAGGGATGCTTTAACAGAAGTCGCCAATATCAGTGGTTGGGTTATACCCAAGGGGTAa